The following proteins are encoded in a genomic region of Bradyrhizobium sp. SK17:
- a CDS encoding ABC transporter ATP-binding protein yields MLEIRNVDKVYRSRGKPPVHAVRALDMAVGRGEIVALLGSSGCGKTSTLRMVAGFESVSSGQIALGARRIDELPPARRKVAMAFEGYSLYPPLTVRENIAFALKAQQLSHGEVNRRVDEIARLVEIEDTLDKYPRSISGGQQQRVSLARALVRDADLYLLDEPMGQLEPQLRAVLRGRIKGLLAERGMTAIFVTHDQTEASALADRIAVMEDGVLQQFASEKELKNRPANLFVASFIGEPPMNLLETDVAAADGDFRLSAGPDIAFHVPSGTLGPAAQRALAQSKRVRVGIRPQKVTVGSGDVQVRVMSNQWLGDQAHVAGECAGNQLIAVTSSRVAARPGDVIPFSLDSRHLHIFGADGVCIRHAEAG; encoded by the coding sequence ATGCTCGAAATCCGCAATGTCGACAAGGTCTATCGCAGCCGCGGCAAGCCGCCGGTTCATGCCGTGCGCGCGCTGGATATGGCGGTCGGACGAGGTGAGATCGTTGCACTGCTGGGATCGTCAGGGTGCGGCAAGACCTCGACCTTGCGCATGGTCGCGGGTTTTGAAAGCGTCAGCTCGGGTCAGATCGCATTGGGCGCGCGGCGGATCGATGAGCTGCCGCCGGCGCGGCGCAAGGTGGCGATGGCGTTCGAAGGCTATTCGCTCTATCCGCCGCTCACGGTGCGCGAGAACATCGCCTTCGCGCTGAAGGCGCAGCAGCTGTCGCATGGCGAGGTCAATCGCCGTGTCGACGAGATCGCGCGGCTCGTGGAGATTGAGGATACGCTCGACAAATATCCGCGCTCGATCTCGGGCGGCCAGCAGCAACGGGTGTCGCTGGCGCGGGCGCTGGTGCGCGACGCCGATCTCTATCTGCTCGATGAGCCGATGGGACAGCTCGAGCCGCAGCTCCGCGCCGTGCTGCGCGGGCGGATCAAGGGCCTGCTGGCCGAGCGCGGCATGACGGCGATCTTCGTCACCCATGACCAGACCGAGGCAAGCGCGCTGGCCGACCGGATCGCGGTGATGGAAGACGGTGTGCTGCAACAGTTCGCGAGCGAGAAGGAGCTGAAGAACCGACCGGCCAACCTGTTCGTGGCGAGCTTCATCGGCGAGCCGCCGATGAACCTGCTGGAGACCGATGTTGCGGCCGCGGACGGCGATTTCCGCCTGTCCGCGGGGCCTGACATCGCGTTCCATGTTCCGAGTGGCACGCTCGGTCCGGCCGCACAGCGAGCGCTGGCGCAGAGCAAGCGCGTTCGTGTCGGGATCCGACCGCAGAAGGTCACGGTCGGGAGCGGCGACGTGCAGGTGCGGGTGATGTCCAATCAATGGCTCGGCGACCAGGCGCATGTCGCGGGCGAATGCGCCGGCAATCAGCTGATCGCGGTGACGTCGAGCCGGGTCGCCGCGCGGCCGGGTGACGTCATCCCATTCTCGCTGGACTCACGGCATCTTCATATCTTCGGTGCCGACGGGGTCTGCATTCGCCATGCGGAGGCGGGCTGA
- a CDS encoding ABC transporter ATP-binding protein has protein sequence MARLDINALGKSFGPIRCADGLSFTVEPGEIVAVFGPSGSGKTMLLRMVAGMYEPDEGDILVGGRSIVGAPPERRGVGMAFQNFALFPHMTARDNIASGVRAGAGGGDVASRVASVSKLLKIEHVLGHMPRELSNGQKQRTALARALIGNPDVLLLDDPLRNVDAKLRYEMRLELPSLLRRSSAAVLYVTQDYREAMAIADRIAVLVGGRLVQLARPEEVYAKPASVAVARLFGDPSINLAEVALQAGQGGLSAEVAGTRVRLDSIDPSTPHGPYWLGVRPGDLVIGRNAGDDAIPARVVAITPMHERAVLLLRFADGSEWLAALPPDAPVASADDDVFVRFAPQGALLFDRATGLRVGQPDRRQAA, from the coding sequence ATGGCGCGTCTCGACATCAACGCTCTCGGCAAGTCGTTCGGCCCGATCCGCTGCGCCGACGGGCTGTCGTTCACGGTTGAACCCGGCGAGATCGTCGCGGTGTTCGGTCCCTCGGGCAGCGGTAAGACCATGTTGCTGCGGATGGTCGCCGGCATGTACGAGCCCGACGAGGGCGACATTCTGGTCGGCGGTCGCTCGATCGTCGGCGCCCCGCCGGAGCGGCGCGGGGTCGGCATGGCGTTCCAGAACTTCGCGCTGTTCCCGCACATGACCGCACGCGACAACATCGCGAGCGGCGTGCGCGCGGGAGCCGGTGGCGGCGACGTCGCGTCGCGGGTCGCCTCAGTCAGCAAACTCCTGAAGATCGAGCATGTCCTCGGCCACATGCCGCGCGAATTGTCGAACGGGCAGAAGCAACGCACCGCATTGGCGCGCGCGCTGATCGGCAATCCCGACGTGCTGCTGCTCGATGACCCGCTTCGCAACGTCGATGCCAAGCTGCGCTACGAGATGCGGCTGGAATTGCCGAGCCTGCTGCGCAGAAGCTCGGCCGCGGTGCTCTATGTCACGCAGGATTATCGCGAGGCGATGGCGATCGCGGACCGGATCGCGGTCCTGGTCGGCGGCCGGCTGGTGCAACTGGCGCGACCTGAAGAGGTCTATGCGAAGCCGGCGTCCGTGGCCGTCGCGCGGCTGTTCGGCGATCCCAGCATCAACCTTGCCGAGGTCGCGCTTCAGGCCGGGCAGGGCGGCCTGAGTGCCGAGGTTGCGGGGACGCGGGTGCGGCTGGACTCGATCGATCCGTCGACCCCACACGGTCCGTACTGGCTCGGGGTTCGTCCCGGCGACCTCGTGATCGGCCGCAATGCCGGAGATGACGCCATTCCCGCCCGCGTCGTCGCCATCACGCCGATGCATGAGCGCGCCGTGCTGTTGCTGCGGTTCGCCGATGGTTCGGAATGGCTCGCGGCACTGCCGCCGGATGCGCCGGTGGCGAGCGCGGATGACGACGTGTTCGTTCGGTTCGCGCCGCAGGGCGCACTGCTGTTCGATCGCGCAACCGGGCTCCGTGTCGGTCAGCCGGACCGGCGGCAGGCGGCATGA
- a CDS encoding carbohydrate ABC transporter permease yields MDHSSLAGRIFRGVALALVLVFFMFPIVWIFLMSFQTNEQILRIPPRILFEPTLTNYQALISGQLRTTAGNLEISFMRNLMNSFVLSSAAVILALLLGVPAAYAFARFKFRLGESIAFTLLSFRFAPPLLVLLPLSLYYQQLGLSDTYFGIVWVYQLIALPLILWIVRGYFEDISPDIEHAYRLAGHSWRETFARIAVPLAGPGIAAAGLLSFIFCWNNFVFALILASADKQPVTVGALAFVTASGIQYGQIAAAIVLSVTPTLLLALYAQRYLVEGLSLGAVKG; encoded by the coding sequence ATGGATCATTCCAGTCTTGCGGGTCGCATCTTCCGGGGTGTCGCGCTGGCGCTCGTGCTGGTGTTCTTCATGTTTCCGATCGTCTGGATCTTCCTGATGTCCTTCCAGACCAACGAGCAGATCCTGCGGATTCCACCGCGCATCCTGTTCGAGCCGACGCTGACCAATTACCAGGCCTTGATCTCGGGACAGTTGCGCACCACGGCCGGCAATCTCGAAATCTCCTTCATGCGCAATTTGATGAACAGCTTCGTGCTGTCGAGCGCGGCGGTGATCCTTGCGCTGCTGCTCGGCGTGCCGGCGGCCTATGCGTTCGCGCGCTTCAAGTTCAGGCTCGGCGAATCCATCGCCTTCACGCTGCTGTCGTTCCGCTTCGCGCCGCCGCTGCTGGTGCTGCTGCCGCTGTCGCTCTACTATCAGCAGCTCGGCCTCAGCGACACCTATTTCGGCATCGTCTGGGTCTATCAACTGATCGCGCTGCCCTTGATCCTGTGGATCGTGCGTGGCTATTTCGAGGATATCAGCCCGGACATCGAGCACGCCTACCGCCTGGCCGGGCATTCCTGGCGCGAGACCTTTGCCCGCATCGCGGTGCCGCTGGCCGGTCCCGGCATCGCGGCCGCCGGGCTGTTGTCGTTCATCTTCTGCTGGAACAATTTTGTCTTCGCGCTGATCCTGGCCTCTGCCGACAAGCAGCCGGTGACGGTCGGTGCGCTGGCCTTCGTCACGGCCTCGGGAATCCAGTACGGGCAGATCGCGGCGGCGATCGTGCTGTCGGTGACGCCGACCTTGCTGCTCGCGCTCTACGCCCAGCGCTATCTGGTCGAAGGGCTGTCGCTCGGCGCGGTGAAGGGCTGA
- a CDS encoding carbohydrate ABC transporter permease, giving the protein MAQLSETNTVPRRNPRPRGRLLPYLLSLPALLVCIAILVPFVTAAVYSLQRYRLNLPYLRGFIWADNYIDFLTDPAFWNTLKISLIYTAVTVVVELLLGLGIALLLRRPTRFHNAVSIMLLLPLMTAPAIAALMWKLMTNPSFGILSYLVSLFGIHDFKWASDPSTALFTVVLVDVWVYTPFIMILLLAGLRSLPRQPFEAAALDGVPASFVFFRITLPMLAPYIITASLFRLLDSIQQFDIIYAMTQGGPGDRLMVFQVQAYLEFFQYTNVGRSAALLMILWLITNILSNIFIKNWLRLRARAHSHA; this is encoded by the coding sequence ATGGCCCAGCTTTCCGAGACCAACACGGTCCCACGCCGCAACCCCCGGCCGCGCGGGCGCCTTCTGCCATATCTGCTGAGCCTGCCGGCACTGCTGGTCTGCATCGCGATCCTGGTGCCGTTCGTGACGGCGGCGGTCTACTCGTTGCAGCGCTACCGGCTGAATCTGCCCTATCTGCGCGGCTTCATCTGGGCCGACAATTACATCGACTTCCTCACCGATCCGGCGTTCTGGAACACGCTGAAGATATCGCTGATCTATACGGCCGTGACCGTGGTGGTGGAGCTGCTGCTTGGCCTCGGCATCGCCCTGCTGTTGCGGCGTCCGACCCGCTTCCACAATGCGGTGTCGATCATGCTGTTGCTGCCGCTGATGACGGCGCCGGCGATCGCGGCGCTGATGTGGAAGCTGATGACCAATCCGAGCTTCGGCATCCTGTCCTATCTGGTCAGCCTGTTCGGCATCCACGATTTCAAATGGGCGTCCGATCCGTCGACCGCGCTGTTTACGGTGGTGTTGGTCGATGTCTGGGTCTACACGCCCTTCATCATGATCCTGCTGCTGGCCGGCTTGCGCTCGCTGCCACGGCAGCCGTTCGAAGCCGCCGCGCTCGATGGCGTGCCGGCGAGCTTCGTGTTCTTCCGCATCACGCTGCCGATGCTGGCGCCCTATATCATCACCGCGTCGCTGTTCCGCCTGCTCGACTCGATCCAGCAGTTCGACATCATCTACGCGATGACGCAGGGCGGGCCCGGCGACCGCTTGATGGTGTTCCAGGTCCAGGCCTATCTCGAATTCTTCCAGTACACCAATGTCGGACGTTCGGCGGCGCTGCTGATGATCCTGTGGCTGATCACCAACATCCTGTCCAACATCTTCATCAAGAACTGGCTGCGGCTGCGGGCGCGCGCCCATAGTCACGCGTGA
- a CDS encoding extracellular solute-binding protein, giving the protein MFDREKNLFDSYAAKRISRRDLLDGAARLGIVGAAANAGFASAVSRAMAADFNWKAYSGKSVKLLLNKHPYVDAMIGDLEAFKTLTGMNVTYDIFPEDVYFDKVTAALSSKSDQYDAFMTGAYMTWTYGPAGWIEDLNAYIKDPARTNPAFAWDDVLPGLRASTAWDGVAGSELGSGKAKQWCIPWGYELNNITYNRNIFDKVGVKPPKNLDEMLEVAAKITKDAGGPYGIGVRGSRSWATIHPGFLSAYSNFGQKDFVMEGGKLKAAMNTKASKDFHEKWVKMIQGSGPKNWSTYTWYQVGTDLGAGASGMIFDADILGYFMNGGDNKEKGHLGYAPFAANPAAKAPTPNVWIWSLALSSFSKQKDAAWLFMQWAASTEHGLFGARKMDFVNPVRASVWKDSEFRDRIAKSYPGYLEQHDVSSPGAKIYFTAQPLFFDLTTEWAASLQKMVAKEVSVDEGLDKLAESINRQLKQAGLG; this is encoded by the coding sequence ATGTTCGATCGAGAGAAGAACCTATTCGACTCCTACGCCGCCAAGCGCATCAGCCGGCGTGACCTGCTCGATGGCGCTGCCAGGCTCGGCATCGTCGGTGCTGCCGCCAATGCCGGTTTCGCATCGGCAGTGTCGCGGGCGATGGCGGCGGATTTCAACTGGAAGGCCTATAGCGGCAAGTCGGTCAAGCTGCTGCTGAACAAGCATCCCTATGTCGATGCGATGATCGGTGACCTGGAAGCGTTCAAGACGCTGACCGGGATGAACGTCACCTACGACATCTTTCCGGAGGACGTCTATTTCGACAAGGTGACGGCGGCGCTGTCGTCCAAGTCGGATCAGTACGATGCCTTCATGACCGGCGCCTACATGACCTGGACCTACGGTCCGGCCGGCTGGATCGAGGATCTCAACGCCTACATCAAGGACCCCGCCAGGACCAATCCGGCGTTTGCCTGGGACGATGTGCTGCCCGGCCTGCGCGCCTCGACGGCCTGGGACGGCGTCGCCGGCTCCGAGCTCGGTTCGGGCAAGGCCAAGCAGTGGTGCATTCCATGGGGCTATGAGCTCAACAACATCACCTACAACCGCAACATCTTTGACAAGGTCGGCGTCAAGCCACCGAAGAATCTCGACGAGATGCTCGAGGTCGCCGCGAAGATCACCAAGGACGCCGGTGGTCCCTACGGCATCGGCGTGCGCGGCTCGCGCTCGTGGGCGACCATCCATCCCGGATTCCTGTCGGCCTATTCGAATTTCGGCCAGAAGGACTTCGTGATGGAGGGCGGCAAGCTGAAGGCCGCTATGAACACCAAGGCATCGAAGGATTTCCACGAGAAGTGGGTCAAGATGATCCAGGGCTCGGGCCCGAAGAACTGGTCGACCTATACCTGGTATCAGGTCGGCACCGATCTCGGCGCCGGCGCCTCGGGGATGATCTTCGATGCCGACATCCTCGGTTATTTCATGAATGGCGGCGACAACAAAGAGAAGGGGCATCTCGGCTACGCGCCGTTCGCCGCCAACCCGGCGGCCAAGGCGCCGACGCCGAATGTCTGGATCTGGTCGCTCGCGCTGTCGAGCTTCTCCAAGCAGAAGGATGCGGCGTGGCTGTTCATGCAGTGGGCGGCTTCGACCGAGCACGGCCTGTTCGGCGCCCGCAAGATGGACTTCGTCAACCCGGTGCGCGCTTCGGTGTGGAAGGACAGTGAGTTCCGCGATCGTATCGCCAAATCATATCCGGGCTATCTCGAGCAGCATGACGTCTCCTCGCCCGGCGCCAAGATCTACTTCACGGCGCAGCCGCTGTTTTTCGACCTGACCACCGAATGGGCGGCCTCGCTGCAAAAGATGGTGGCCAAGGAAGTCAGCGTCGACGAAGGCCTCGACAAGCTCGCCGAGAGCATCAACCGCCAGCTCAAGCAGGCGGGCCTCGGGTGA
- a CDS encoding sugar-binding transcriptional regulator, protein MIDGEASLATRAAWLYFAAGLTQSEVAERLNIQSTKAHRLIARASREGMIRVFVEGPVAECVALENVLAERFGLGFCRVAPDLGEGDWPLKALALEGASFLRQILERGEHKIIGVGHGRTLAAVVEQLPQTPARDVQFVSLLGGLTRKFAANPFDVIHRLAERTGAEAYLLPVPVFANSVADRAVLMQQYGIAEVYALAREASLLFVGIGQIHSDGFLVSSGMIKPDEVVELKRAGACADLLGRFFSADGQVLDLDLSARATSMAPADLRAHRIVAIGGGLAKVAALRAVLRSGLLHGLIIDEVTAQALVTDKPETTSGKTKTKGRKGK, encoded by the coding sequence ATGATTGACGGCGAAGCCTCGCTGGCGACCCGCGCGGCGTGGCTGTACTTCGCCGCCGGCCTGACCCAGTCCGAGGTCGCGGAGCGGCTCAACATCCAGAGCACCAAGGCGCACCGGCTGATCGCGCGCGCGAGCCGCGAAGGCATGATCCGCGTCTTCGTCGAGGGGCCGGTGGCCGAATGCGTGGCGCTGGAGAACGTGCTGGCCGAGCGCTTCGGCCTGGGCTTCTGCCGCGTCGCGCCCGATCTCGGCGAAGGCGACTGGCCGCTGAAGGCGCTCGCACTCGAAGGCGCGAGCTTCCTGCGGCAGATTCTCGAGCGCGGCGAGCACAAGATCATCGGCGTCGGTCACGGCCGCACGCTGGCGGCGGTGGTCGAGCAATTGCCGCAGACGCCGGCCCGCGACGTGCAATTCGTCTCGCTGCTCGGCGGCCTGACGCGCAAGTTCGCCGCCAACCCGTTCGACGTGATTCATCGGTTGGCGGAGCGGACGGGAGCCGAGGCCTATCTCTTACCGGTGCCGGTGTTCGCGAATTCGGTCGCCGACCGCGCGGTGCTGATGCAGCAATACGGCATTGCGGAGGTGTATGCGCTGGCGCGTGAGGCATCGCTGCTGTTCGTCGGCATCGGGCAGATCCACAGCGACGGATTCCTGGTCTCGAGCGGAATGATCAAGCCGGACGAGGTCGTGGAATTGAAGCGGGCGGGAGCGTGCGCCGACCTGCTCGGGCGCTTCTTCAGCGCCGACGGCCAGGTGCTCGACCTCGATCTCTCCGCGCGTGCTACCTCGATGGCGCCCGCAGACCTCAGGGCGCATCGCATCGTCGCGATCGGCGGTGGGCTCGCCAAGGTGGCCGCTTTGCGCGCGGTGCTGCGCAGTGGCCTGCTGCACGGCCTCATCATCGATGAAGTGACCGCGCAGGCACTCGTGACCGATAAGCCGGAGACAACATCCGGCAAGACCAAGACCAAAGGTCGTAAGGGAAAGTAA
- a CDS encoding FGGY-family carbohydrate kinase, whose amino-acid sequence MTGLFLGIDVGTGGVRACAIDARGNIQGMESTALPPPRQDGNAIDQEPELWWQATIAAIGKLSHKIDLADVERISVDGTSGTLLLIDEDGRPLTTGLMYNDARATAEAARIAAIAPAESGAHGASSALAKLLHLLNEDSARGARFAVHQADWIAGRLAGQHGVSDENNTLKLGYDPVTRTWPAWLDRLAVPRDLLPKVLVPGATFAEIDPKIAATLGLPPSARIAAGTTDGVAAFIATRADTPGDAVTSLGTTLVVKLLATQPIFAASQGVYSHRLGERWLAGGASNTGGGALLAHFSAAEMERLTPRLQPEAPTGLDYYPLAKPGERFPIADPAMPPRVTPRPAEDHRFFQALLEGIASVEALAYQQLGRLGAPALRRVISIGGGARNEAWTEIRHHALGVPVTVAEQTEASYGAALLALRGGPA is encoded by the coding sequence ATGACAGGCTTGTTCCTCGGAATTGACGTCGGCACCGGTGGCGTGCGCGCCTGTGCGATCGATGCGCGCGGAAATATCCAGGGCATGGAATCGACTGCGCTGCCGCCGCCGCGACAGGACGGCAACGCGATCGATCAGGAGCCGGAGCTGTGGTGGCAGGCGACGATTGCCGCGATCGGCAAGCTCAGCCACAAGATCGATCTCGCAGACGTCGAGCGCATATCCGTCGACGGAACCTCGGGCACGCTGCTGCTGATCGATGAAGACGGCCGGCCGCTGACGACGGGGCTGATGTACAATGATGCGCGCGCCACGGCGGAAGCTGCCCGCATCGCAGCCATAGCACCTGCCGAGAGCGGCGCGCATGGCGCGAGCAGCGCGCTGGCCAAGCTGCTGCATCTGTTGAACGAAGACAGCGCGCGCGGCGCACGCTTTGCCGTGCATCAGGCCGACTGGATCGCCGGCCGGCTGGCCGGACAACACGGCGTCAGCGACGAGAACAACACGCTCAAGCTCGGCTACGATCCGGTGACGCGCACATGGCCAGCCTGGCTCGATCGCCTCGCGGTGCCGCGCGACCTGCTGCCGAAGGTGCTGGTGCCGGGAGCAACGTTTGCGGAGATCGATCCGAAAATTGCGGCCACGCTCGGCCTGCCACCGTCGGCTCGGATCGCGGCCGGCACCACCGATGGCGTCGCAGCCTTCATCGCCACCCGCGCCGACACGCCGGGTGACGCCGTCACCTCGCTCGGCACTACGCTGGTGGTGAAGCTGCTGGCGACACAGCCGATCTTTGCCGCGAGCCAGGGTGTCTATTCGCACCGGCTCGGCGAGCGCTGGCTTGCCGGCGGCGCCTCCAACACCGGCGGCGGCGCACTGCTGGCCCATTTCAGCGCCGCCGAGATGGAGCGCCTGACGCCGCGATTGCAACCGGAGGCACCGACCGGTCTCGACTATTATCCGTTGGCCAAGCCCGGCGAGCGCTTTCCGATCGCCGATCCGGCGATGCCGCCGCGGGTTACACCGCGACCGGCGGAGGACCATCGCTTCTTTCAGGCGCTGCTGGAGGGCATCGCGTCGGTCGAGGCGCTGGCCTATCAGCAGCTAGGCCGCCTCGGCGCGCCGGCACTGCGCCGCGTCATCAGCATCGGCGGCGGCGCAAGGAACGAGGCATGGACCGAGATCAGGCACCATGCGCTCGGCGTACCCGTGACGGTCGCCGAACAGACCGAGGCGAGCTATGGCGCAGCACTGCTGGCGCTGCGGGGCGGTCCGGCATGA
- a CDS encoding TIGR01459 family HAD-type hydrolase — protein sequence MKQGPIDIDGLHSIIDRFDHVLLDQWGTLHEGQAIFPAALDCVVRLRQAGKRVMVLSNSGKRADGNAKRLAALGLQADAYDGILTSGEATWIGLKTRAHPPFNELGRTCFLITRGGDRTIINGLDLAVADDVENADFILLAGLDDAAAEPEQWRECLARAATRGLPMLCANPDLTMFGAHGLIPAPGALARFYGSLGGRASFVGKPHAPIFAAALDQLGHPTPARVLMVGDSLDHDVAGGRAAGMLTLFLRAGVHRDDAGRLSDHDSRTPHWTMTQFIW from the coding sequence ATGAAGCAAGGTCCGATCGACATCGATGGCCTTCACAGCATCATCGATCGGTTCGATCATGTGCTGCTCGACCAATGGGGCACGCTGCACGAAGGACAGGCGATCTTTCCGGCTGCACTCGACTGCGTGGTGCGGCTGCGCCAGGCCGGCAAGCGCGTGATGGTGCTGTCGAACTCCGGCAAGCGCGCGGATGGCAATGCGAAACGTCTCGCCGCCCTTGGCCTGCAAGCGGACGCTTACGACGGCATCCTCACGTCGGGCGAAGCCACCTGGATCGGACTGAAGACGCGCGCGCACCCGCCATTCAACGAGTTGGGCCGCACCTGCTTCCTGATCACGCGCGGCGGTGACCGCACCATCATCAACGGGCTCGATCTTGCCGTCGCGGACGACGTCGAGAACGCCGACTTCATCCTGCTCGCGGGCCTCGACGATGCCGCGGCCGAACCCGAACAGTGGCGGGAGTGCCTGGCCCGTGCAGCCACCCGCGGGCTGCCGATGCTGTGCGCCAATCCCGATCTGACCATGTTCGGCGCGCATGGATTGATCCCCGCGCCCGGCGCGCTGGCGCGCTTCTATGGGAGCCTCGGTGGCCGCGCCAGCTTTGTCGGCAAACCGCACGCGCCGATCTTCGCCGCTGCACTCGATCAGCTCGGCCATCCGACGCCGGCGCGCGTGCTGATGGTCGGCGATTCCCTCGACCACGACGTCGCCGGCGGACGCGCAGCCGGCATGCTGACGTTGTTCCTGCGCGCCGGCGTGCACCGCGACGATGCCGGACGATTGTCCGACCATGATTCACGCACGCCGCACTGGACCATGACGCAGTTCATCTGGTGA
- a CDS encoding class II aldolase/adducin family protein, which produces MQQPAQINDLREMSARVGRNMLLVQGAGGNSSVKDRDTLWVKASGTWLSDATDKDIFVPVALSAALAALEQGDERVPLAPGATTTLRASIETSLHALMPHPVVLHVHSVNTIAWAVRTDAPAELTRRLAGLNWRYLDYCHPGLPLAQAVSAAIAREPVDVLILGNHGLVVGATTCEAAEAMVADVEQRLALMPREALAADSDALRSICAGTDYRVPSDPRCHGIATDRHNLAVATGGSLYPDHVVFLGRAMPTLGHGGSLRAADLKKTDAPPPVAVLIPGIGSVIRKDASAGAEAMLSCLALVTCRLPPNAPIHYLTEQNENALLNWDAERYRQQLTASR; this is translated from the coding sequence ATGCAACAGCCCGCTCAGATCAATGACCTCCGCGAGATGTCGGCGCGTGTCGGCAGGAACATGCTGCTGGTGCAGGGCGCCGGCGGCAATTCATCGGTAAAGGATCGCGATACGCTGTGGGTGAAGGCCTCCGGCACATGGCTGTCCGATGCCACCGACAAGGACATCTTCGTCCCGGTCGCGCTGTCCGCTGCCCTCGCCGCGCTGGAGCAAGGCGACGAACGCGTGCCGCTCGCCCCGGGCGCCACGACGACATTGCGTGCCTCGATCGAGACCTCGCTGCATGCCTTGATGCCGCACCCGGTGGTGCTGCACGTCCACTCCGTCAACACGATCGCCTGGGCGGTGCGGACCGACGCGCCTGCCGAGCTCACACGCCGGCTCGCCGGCCTCAACTGGCGCTACCTCGATTATTGTCATCCGGGATTGCCGCTGGCCCAGGCGGTGAGCGCGGCGATCGCGCGCGAACCCGTCGATGTCCTGATCCTCGGCAATCACGGCCTCGTCGTCGGCGCCACGACCTGCGAGGCCGCGGAAGCCATGGTGGCCGACGTCGAGCAGCGCCTCGCGCTGATGCCGCGTGAGGCATTGGCAGCCGACAGCGACGCGCTGCGCAGCATCTGCGCCGGCACCGACTATCGGGTGCCATCCGACCCGCGCTGCCATGGCATCGCCACCGATCGGCACAATCTCGCGGTCGCCACCGGCGGCTCGCTCTATCCCGATCATGTCGTGTTCCTGGGGCGGGCGATGCCGACCCTCGGGCACGGCGGCAGTCTCCGCGCAGCGGACTTGAAGAAGACCGATGCGCCGCCGCCGGTCGCTGTCCTGATCCCCGGGATCGGCAGCGTGATCCGCAAGGATGCCAGCGCCGGCGCCGAAGCGATGCTGAGCTGCCTCGCGCTGGTGACCTGCCGCCTGCCGCCGAACGCACCGATCCATTATCTGACCGAGCAGAACGAGAACGCCCTCCTCAATTGGGACGCCGAGCGCTACCGCCAGCAACTCACCGCCAGCCGCTGA